From the Candidatus Saccharibacteria bacterium genome, the window GTCTGCTGAGTTTTTAGATTCTAAGTCGTGGACACTGGGCTGTTTTTCCATATACTTTATACTACCAAATTAGTTGATAATTACTAAACCAAAAGAGCCTCTGGAACGAGGCTCTTTATTATATATAAGAATGTGCTATTACTTTACAAACACTACTATGCTGGCACCTTGGGGCGCAGCTTCACCAGCTGGCAAGGCACCGACTGTGGCGCCAATGGCCGCAGCTACATCTTGAGCCACCTGGCCGTTCTGGCCACTTACATCGACCACCGTTAGGCTCTTAACGTTGGCCTTATTCTTGGCATCGGTGGTGCCGGTTACACTAACCTCGTTGGCTAGTTTACTCGAGAGGGTATTCTGAACACTGCCTACATCGCCACCAGCATTCACAATTGCTACCGGTACAGCGTTTTGGTTAATCGCGATCGGGCCGACATTAATTAGCTTGTTGTCTTTGGGTCGGTAAATAATCGCCTTTTTAGCTTTGGTGTAGATCAGAATCTTGTCGCCATTTTGAGCATTGGTAAAGAACGGCTGATCTTTGAGCTTGTCTTTGTCAACTATTGTAGCTACCGTTGGCGTCTCATCGGTAGGTAGGGTTATGAGCTTGCCAACCTGCTTAACTAACACATCGGTTTCTTGTTGTGCGACAGCATTTGGATTTTGTTTAATCTTTTGATATTGCAAGTAAAAATAGACCGAGGCCACACCTAGCAGGACTATGAGTACACCCAGAACAATAATCAACACCATATTGGTGTTCTTAGATCGTTTTTCCATTACAGCTTAAACCCTCTATTAATTATATTTCAAGTATACCCTCTACATTACCTAAGGCCAGGATAGCTGTCAACCAATTAGGGCTTAAGAGATAGGCATGGAATTATTGACATTCTATTGCCTAGGTACTATAATATGAGCTCTAGCAATGCCACCCTATGCGGCGGCAAAAGCGGAAACTTAAAAACAACCATCTACCGGGGGAGAACCCTCATGAAGCCCAGTCAATCCAAGCGGGTAACGGGGGTTCATTACCTCCTTGCCTTGGTGTTGATCATGATTGCGGTCGTAACCGCATGCAACCCAATCATCGTTCTGCCGCCCGACCCAAGCACCACCACCAGCTCGAGCACTAGTAGCACCACAACTGCTCCACCAATTGTGCCAAGTGGCCAAGGTATGAACGTGCTGGTGATGCTCACCGACGACCAAGGCTGCGATCAGCACGCCACTGCAGCTCGACCGAACCCGGTACGCTGCGACACAGTCGATGCCTACATGAAGTTCCTGGCCTCGGAGCCAGGTGGGTCGTGGTGGAACTCCACCCAAACTCGCTACCAGGGAGTGCTCTGCTGCCCCGATCGGACATCGATCCTGACCGGGCAAACCATCGCCCACACTGGCCAGTATGGCAATGGCGTCTGTGTGGCAGAGAAAGCCGGCGAGTTACCCGAACCATGGCGCACTGCAGGCTACGCCACTGGCTACTTCGGCAAGTACAAGAACTGCTATCCAGGTAGCTCTTGTGCCAAGCCAATACCATCCGGCTGGGAGCGCTGGGTAGTAGACAGAGCAGCCCCGTCGGGCTACAACTTCGACTACTGCGACCAAGATACTGGCCCGTTCACAGTTGCACAGAACGGTAACTCGACCTGGTCGAGTTACTGGTACGGCGATCGTGCCATCGAGTGGATCAACCAGCAGCAAGCGGCCGGACGGCCGTGGTTCACCTTCTACGCACCATATGCTCCGCATCTTGGTGCAAGCGGCCCGACCGACATTGGCGGGTGGACCACGCCGGCAAATCTGCCCAACTACCGCGAAGGTAATTGCAAGGGAGCACTGAACACCGATGATTCGGATAAGCCCAGCTTTATCCGAGACAACACCTGTGCTGGCTCCCGCAATGCCGAGGAGGCCGTTAAAGGCCAAGTGGGCTTGGACAATGAGTTCAAGAAGCTGTACAACAACTTGGCCGCCACCGGCCAGCTCAATAACACCATCATCTTGTTCATGGGCGACAACGGTATGGGCCTCGGCTCGCACAAGGTGTCCAAGAAGCAGTGTGCCTACGAAGAATGCCTAACCAATCCGCTAATGCTGCGGTTGCCAGGCTCCAGCGGCGGCACGCTGAATCGGATGATCAGCAATGTTGATGTCTACCCGACGTTGCTGGAGCTGACCGGCCTCACCACAGCTCTGCCCGCCGATGGGCGCTCGTTTGTGCAGCTGATGCGCGGTGACACCACTGGTTGGCGAACCGATCAGTACAGCCAAAACGGGGTGCCCAGCAGCGCCTCAGCGGACGACTTCGACCTAGTTCGCGATGACTGTGCGGTGCGCACCCCGTGCTACAAGTACACGCAGTACCGCGGCGGTGAACGTGAGCTTTACAACCTCACCGACGATCCGTACGAGTTGGTCAACTTGCTTCCCAACCCAGTCACCGGCTATGCCGGTCAGCCCGGGTGGGATGACAACAACCCGGTAGTGGTCGAGCTCAAGGCTCGGCTGGCAGCGCATCTGTCAGCTGGCGCCTAAGCAGTTATAGCCAACGGGGTATTAGGACCGGGTGGACATTCCTTGTCTACCCGGTCCTCCCCGGGGCGAACTTACAAGACGCTCTACGTTACACCAACGTGGGGCTGTTTTTTAATTGAGCGTACAAACTCTAACTACAATGCCCGCCAATCAAATAACTTGTTGGTCTGCTCGGCAGAAGAGAGCTCAATCTCAAAACCAGCATTTGTTACATTGGTTACCCGATATTTGGTATTCAAGAAGTCGTGAGGAGTTAAAGCAATATTAGGAGCGCTAGCAAAGTTGCTCATAAACGCTACACGAGTAGTGGTTTGACCAGCCGGCACTGTGGTTGAGCCAGTATTATTTTTGCTTAACTCTATCCGGCCGGTAGATTTAACCACCCCCTCAAACTCCGCTCCGCCGCTAAACTGCACATTACCACTCAAAGTAGTTGGATCCGTTACAGTAGTTGGACCCGTTACAGTTAGGCCTTTGCTAATAGTGGCTGGTTGGGTAATGGTTAAAGCACTGGGGTTTGAGGTGTTAATAGCAGTGTTCAGAGCGTTTATCTTGCCAGCAGCGTCTTTTAAGCCCATGATCGTAAAGGTTAGTAATCTACCCTGGTTAATCATCTTGTACCCAGTAGTGGGGTCGGTGCTGACAGCTTCGGGGTAGATTTGTTCGACATCTTGAGCAATAAAGCCATATTGTAAGCTTCGGTCGCCACTGGCTTCGGCCGTCCAATTGTAGGTGACTGGTCGCAGTGCACCAACCTTTTCGAGACTCCCCAGCGTATCTAGGCTAACAATATTGGTCTTGAGCCGCTCGTCTGAGGAGCAAGACCAGCCAGTGCCGACTGCCACAGTACATTGATTGGTGCCATTACTACCAGTGAATTTGGCGACGTTGGTGTTGGCTCCAGTGTCGACACCAAATAATTGTTGTCCACCGGCGCTTAAGACCTGAAACGCCGTAAAACTACTGCTCGTATTGGCAGTATTCTGAAAGGTGGCATAACCGGTACCGCCAGCAAAGCTCGCTACAGTGGAAAGACTGCGTAAAGTACTGCCGCTAGCCCCAGCGGCAGAGGTTTGGAAGTTAATAGCCCCGCCAATGGCTGAACCCGTGCCTCTACCATGTACCAATAAGCATAGTGGTGGAGGCTACTCCAGATTGACCGCCGCCAAATACAATTACATTTGTGTTGGTGCTAGTTGACCCCTGGCCAATAATAACACTGCCTGCTGAGGCGTTAGTGCTTGGACCAAAAACAACACTATTAGAACCGGTTGTTTTAGCGTTAGCTCCAAAAATAACATTGTTATCAGCTGCGCCAGTATCCACAGCGTTATAGCCAAATAGAACAATATTTTGAGCATTAGCAACACCAGTTGCTAATCGACCAATAGCCGTAGTTCTATCTGACAGTCCGCCACTGGCCACAGAGGCACCGTTGCCAACCGCCAACGTGTTGCTTGATGATGCCGAAGCACCTGAGCCCCAGTTTTCGTTGGTAGCATTAGTGCCAGGCACACTAATGGTAGCGCTATTAGAGCCCGTTAACACACCAGCCGAATTGAGTGTGAAATAGGTAGTGAGCGTGTTGGCAGTTGAGCTAGAAACACCGCTAGCAGGGCTCGTTTGAAAAACAATACTACCGCCAGCAGCTGCTGCCACCACCCCCCGTTGCCGAATAATTTATCCCTAGACCCGGGCTGCTATTTGTAACACCCGCACCAATAAAGACACTGGTTATGGCATTGGTGGTG encodes:
- a CDS encoding sulfatase-like hydrolase/transferase, translated to MKPSQSKRVTGVHYLLALVLIMIAVVTACNPIIVLPPDPSTTTSSSTSSTTTAPPIVPSGQGMNVLVMLTDDQGCDQHATAARPNPVRCDTVDAYMKFLASEPGGSWWNSTQTRYQGVLCCPDRTSILTGQTIAHTGQYGNGVCVAEKAGELPEPWRTAGYATGYFGKYKNCYPGSSCAKPIPSGWERWVVDRAAPSGYNFDYCDQDTGPFTVAQNGNSTWSSYWYGDRAIEWINQQQAAGRPWFTFYAPYAPHLGASGPTDIGGWTTPANLPNYREGNCKGALNTDDSDKPSFIRDNTCAGSRNAEEAVKGQVGLDNEFKKLYNNLAATGQLNNTIILFMGDNGMGLGSHKVSKKQCAYEECLTNPLMLRLPGSSGGTLNRMISNVDVYPTLLELTGLTTALPADGRSFVQLMRGDTTGWRTDQYSQNGVPSSASADDFDLVRDDCAVRTPCYKYTQYRGGERELYNLTDDPYELVNLLPNPVTGYAGQPGWDDNNPVVVELKARLAAHLSAGA
- a CDS encoding tail fiber domain-containing protein, producing MVHGRGTGSAIGGAINFQTSAAGASGSTLRSLSTVASFAGGTGYATFQNTANTSSSFTAFQVLSAGGQQLFGVDTGANTNVAKFTGSNGTNQCTVAVGTGWSCSSDERLKTNIVSLDTLGSLEKVGALRPVTYNWTAEASGDRSLQYGFIAQDVEQIYPEAVSTDPTTGYKMINQGRLLTFTIMGLKDAAGKINALNTAINTSNPSALTITQPATISKGLTVTGPTTVTDPTTLSGNVQFSGGAEFEGVVKSTGRIELSKNNTGSTTVPAGQTTTRVAFMSNFASAPNIALTPHDFLNTKYRVTNVTNAGFEIELSSAEQTNKLFDWRAL